CTGCGGGATCCCGTGCTGGCGGCGATCAAGGACGGCGGCGGCTCGCTGTTCGTCTCCGGCGTCGACCCCGGCTGGGGCAACGACGTGCTGCCACTGCTGATCAGCGGGCTCGGCACGGACGTCGACGTCATCCGCTGCCAGGAGATCTTCGACTACTCGACCTACGAGCAGCCCGACTCCGTCCGGTACCTCGTCGGGATGGGCCAGCCGATGGACTACGACCCGCCGATGCTGATGACCGGCGTGCCGTCGATGGTGTGGGGCGGCCAGGTCCGGCTGATCGCGCGCGGCCTCGGCGTCGAGGTCACCGAGCTGCGGGAGACCCTCGATCGGCGGCCCCTGGACGAAACCGTCACCACGCGGACCATGGGCGAGTTCGAGAAGGGCACCCAGGGCGCGGTGCGGTTCGAGGTGCAGGGCATCGTCGGCGGCGAGCCGCGGATCGTCATCGAGCACGTGACGCGCATCCACCCGTCGTGCGCGCCCGACTGGCCGGTGCCGCCCAGCGGCGACGGCGCGCACCGCGTGATCATCGAAGGACGGCCGCGCATCGAGGTCACCGTCGAGGCGACCGACGAAGGCGAGAACCGGTCGGCGGGCGGCAACGCCACCGCCGTCGGACGGCTCGTCGGCGCCATCGACTGGCTGGCCGCGGCCGGACCCGGCCTCTACGACGCACTCGACGTCCCGCTGCGCCCGGCAGCGGGCAAGCTCGGAAGGAGCCGTCCGTGAACATCGACATCCCCGCGGGCAAGGACCCCATTGGGTACGTCTGGGGCGAAATGGTGCCCGGCATCGGGATCGCCGCGTCGAAGTTCTCGCTGGCGGTGTACGAGCACACGACGCTGGGGCTGCGGGAGTTCGAAGCCGCGCGGCTGCGGATCGCGCAGATCAACGGCTGCGTCTTCTGCCTCGACTGGCGCACCGAACGCGACGGGCAGAAGGTCGAGGAGGAGTTCGCGGACGCCGTCCTCGACTGGCGCACGACGGACCGCTTCGACGACCGCACGCGGCTCGCGGCGGAGTACGCCGAGCGGTACTCCCTGGACCACCACAACCTGGACGACGAGTTCTGGAAGCGGATGTCCGCGCACTACACGCAGCAGGAGATCGTCGAGCTGAGCATGAGCCTCGGCGCGTGGCTCGCCTTCGGCAGGCTGAACCACGTCCTCGGCCTCGACACCGTCTGCGTCCTCCCGTCCCACCGGTCGTGAGAAAGTTCGTGAAGGCCACCTTGAGGAACTTGTAGTTCCTCAAGGTGGCCTTCACGAACTTTGGTCAGAAGTCCTGCGCGATGATCTTCTCGATGTTGCGTTCGGCCAGCGCTGTGATGGTCACGAACGGGTTGACGCTGGTGTTGCCCGGGATCAGCGAGCCGTCGATCGCGTACAGGCCCGGGTAGCCGGCGAGCCTGCCGTAGTTGTCGGTCGCCTTGCCCAGCACCGCGCCGCCGAGCGGGTGGTAGGTGAGGTGGTCGCCCCAGGTCTTGTACGTCCCGAAGAGGTCGGTCCGGTAGATCGTGCCCTCGGTCGTGTTGATCTTGTCGAAGATGGTCTTCGCCATGTCGATGCCCGGCTGTTTCCACGCCGTCTGCCAGTTCAGGTCGACCGCCCGGGTCGTCGGGTTCCAGGTGAACTGGGCGCGGTTCGGGTTCTTCGTGATCGACAGGTAGAACGACGCCCACGTCTCGATCCCGGTCGGCAGCGGCGCGACCTCCGCGAACGCGCCGCCCGCGGCCCAGTTGTCGATGCCGCCGCACGGGATGGTCGACTGGGAGGCCCCGGTCGGGTCCCAGATCTGGTTGGCGCGCCCGACCATCA
This window of the Amycolatopsis balhimycina FH 1894 genome carries:
- a CDS encoding dihydrodipicolinate reductase — its product is MIATVVWGTGNVGRAAIRAVDAHPGLKLTAVLVHDPAKVGKDAGELAGIGTLGVAATDDIDAVLATSPRAVVYAASGDVRFDDALADIVRAIRAGAVVVTPALYPLYDQRNAPPELRDPVLAAIKDGGGSLFVSGVDPGWGNDVLPLLISGLGTDVDVIRCQEIFDYSTYEQPDSVRYLVGMGQPMDYDPPMLMTGVPSMVWGGQVRLIARGLGVEVTELRETLDRRPLDETVTTRTMGEFEKGTQGAVRFEVQGIVGGEPRIVIEHVTRIHPSCAPDWPVPPSGDGAHRVIIEGRPRIEVTVEATDEGENRSAGGNATAVGRLVGAIDWLAAAGPGLYDALDVPLRPAAGKLGRSRP
- a CDS encoding carboxymuconolactone decarboxylase family protein, which produces MNIDIPAGKDPIGYVWGEMVPGIGIAASKFSLAVYEHTTLGLREFEAARLRIAQINGCVFCLDWRTERDGQKVEEEFADAVLDWRTTDRFDDRTRLAAEYAERYSLDHHNLDDEFWKRMSAHYTQQEIVELSMSLGAWLAFGRLNHVLGLDTVCVLPSHRS